A genomic region of Ochotona princeps isolate mOchPri1 chromosome 17, mOchPri1.hap1, whole genome shotgun sequence contains the following coding sequences:
- the PRR15L gene encoding proline-rich protein 15-like protein, with product MTDVGWWKLTFLRKKKSTPKVLYETPDGLVQTEGSTEPPRPDADSPSSDFNNRLGKMVDKNTKGKHVKVSNSGRFKEKKKVRATLAENPNLFDEREDKGQ from the coding sequence ATGACGGACGTCGGCTGGTGGAAACTGACCTTCCTCCGGAAAAAGAAGTCCACTCCCAAGGTGCTCTATGAGACTCCTGATGGCCTTGTGCAGACGGAGGGAAGCACTGAGCCGCCGCGGCCTGACGCGGACAGCCCCAGCAGTGACTTTAACAACCGCTTGGGGAAGATGGTGGACAAGAACACAAAGGGCAAACACGTCAAGGTCTCCAACTCGGGTCGTTTCAAGGAGAAGAAGAAGGTGCGTGCCACGCTGGCCGAGAACCCCAACCTTTTTGACGAACGGGAGGACAAAGGCCAATGA